The nucleotide sequence ATTGGGGCTCAATATCACTGATGAGCAAATTGATGAAATGAAAAGAAATATCGAAAATATTGATTTTGATTACGCAAAAGAAAAAGAGAAAGAGTTCCGCCACGATGTAATGGCGCACGTTCATACATTCGGCAAAGCCTGTCCCAAAGCTATGCCAATTATACACTTAGGGGCTACAAGTGCATTTGTTGGTGACAACACAGATCTTATAGTAATGAAAGAAGCTGCAGAACTTACCCTGAAAAAGTTAATAAACGTAATAAATAATCTTAAGACTTTCGCATTAAAATATAAAAATATTCCCACACTCGGCTTTACACATTTTCAGCCTGCTCAACTGACAACTGTCGGCAAACGTGCATGTTTGTGGATCCAGGATTTAATGCTTGATGCCGGCGATTTGATATTTCAAATTGATGAGCTAAGATTTAGAGGTGTAAAAGGGACAACGGGCACCCAGGCTTCATTCCTGAAGCTTTTTGAAAACGATCATGAGAAAGTAAAAAAACTTGACCAGCTGGTTTCCCAAAAACTGGGTTTTGACAAAGTGTTAAAAATCACCGGCCAAACCTACACCAGAAAGCAGGATTCCAGAATCTTGAAAACATTAGCCGGGGTAGCTGAATCAGCTCATAAAATGGCCACAGATATCCGCCTTTTACAGAATATGAAAGAAATTGAGGAGCCTTTTGAAAAAAAACAGATCGGCTCCAGCGCTATGGCTTACAAACGAAATCCGATGAGGACAGAACGCATATGCTCGCTTTCCCGTCACATAATAGCACTTTCCACCAATCCTTATATGACGCATGCAGTACAGTGGTTTGAAAGAACTCTTGATGATTCTGCCGGCAGAAGAATCAGCATTCCCGAATCCTTTCTTACAGCAGATGCAATACTCGATCTTTTGTACAATGTCACCGACGGATTGGTAGTTTATGAAAAAATGATAGAAAAACATGTAATGGAAGAACTTCCTTTCATGGCAACAGAAAACATTATCATGGAAGCTGTAAAAAAAGGAGCCAGCAGACAGGAGATGCACGAGGTCATAAGAGAAAATTCAATGAAAGCTGCGTCAAAAGTAAAAAATGAAGGGCTCGAAAACAACCTTTTAAATATGCTCGCTGCTGACAAAAGAATTCCTTTGGATTCAGATGAAATAAATAACCTTTTATATCCATCCGATTTCACCGGCAGATCAGAATCCCAGGTGGAGGATTTCATAAATAATGAGGTGGAGCCTTTGATAAATAAATATAAAAGCTTTATCGGGATGGATGTGGATATAAAGGTGTAAGTGTTAAGTGTTAAGTGTTAAGTATTAAGTATTAAGTATTAAGTATTAAGTATTAAGTATTAAGTATTAAGTTTATATTTTTTGCTGTAAAATTTTCAAGTAAAATGTATAAATTTTAGCTCTTGCTACTTAGTACTTAGCACTTAACACTTAATACTGACGTAAAGTTCTTGACGATGGCGGTTATATTAATTATAAGGTTAAAATAAAACAATCAGGATATATTTTGATGAATAAAGCAAATAATATTATAGGCATAGCCTCCGATCACGGGGGCTTTAATTTAAAGTTAAAAATTACAGATTTTCTTAAAGAGAACAATTATCAGGTAATCGATTACGGAACAAATAACGGCGATTCAGTTGATTATCCTGACTACGCATACAAAGTTGTAATGGGGATTTTAAACAACGAAGTAGACAGAGGGATAATAATGTGCGGCACAGGGATCGGTATTTCAATCACTGCCAACCGCTTTCCCGGAATCAGGGCCGCCCTCTGCTGGGACGAATATTCCGCTAAAATGAGCAAAGAGCATAATAACGCAAATATTTTAGCTTTCGGCGGCAGGACTACGGATTTTGAGACTGCTTCGAAAATTGTCTCAGCCTGGCTTAATACTCAGTTTGAAAGTGGCAGACACTTGAGAAGAATTGAAAAGATAGATGACTTGGCAGTAGATTTCTGGAGCAAATATCTTAAAAACAAAGAGGGTGTTTAATGAATATTTACGAAACTGTTAAAAAATTTGATCCCGAGGTTTACGACTCGCTGGAAAAAGAGGTAAACAGGCAGGAAACACATCTGGAACTTATTGCAAGTGAAAACTTTGTGAGCAAAGCCGTCCTTGAAGCACAGGGTTCTGTTCTGACAAATAAATATGCAGAGGGATATCCCGGTAAAAGATATTACGGTGGATGTGAATTTGTAGATATTGCTGAAAATATTGCCATTGAGCGTGCCAAAAAGATTTTTGGTGCAGAGCATGCAAATGTACAGCCACATTCGGGGAGCCAGGCGAACATTGCTGCATATTTTGCTGTTCTGGACGTAGGCGACACCATCCTTGGAATGGATTTAACCCACGGCGGACATCTGACACACGGCAGTCCGGTAAACTTTTCCGGCAGATTTTTTAATGTAGTATCTTACGGTGTTGATAAAGAAACGGAACAGATAGATTACGAAAATGTCAGAAAGCTTGCACTGGAGCATAAACCCAAAATGATAGTTGTTGGTGCAAGCGCATATCCGAGAATAATAGATTTCAAAAGATTCAAAGAGATAGCCGATGAGGTTGGCGCATACGTAATGGTTGATATGGCCCATATTGCAGGCCTAGTTGCGGCTGGTGAACATCCAAATCCTGTTCCTCATGCCGATATAGTTACAACAACAACGCATAAAACATTGAGGGGTCCCAGAGGTGGTATGATACTTTCCACCGCAGATTTGGCCAAAAAAATCAATTCCAGAGTTTTCCCGGGAATGCAGGGTGGCCCTTTAATGCATATCATTGCAGCAAAAGCAGTTTCGTTTAAAGAGGCAATGACGGATGAATTTATGCAGTATCAATCTCAAATAGTAAAAAATTCTAAAATGCTTGCAAAAACTTTGAACAAGCGGGGCTACAAACTTGTTTCAGGCGGTACGGATAATCATCTTATGCTCCTTGACCTCACTGACAAAGAGTTAACCGGTAAAGATGCTGAGTCAGCGCTGGGTAGAGCCAACATCACAGTAAACAAAAATACCGTTCCTTTTGAAACTCAAAGCCCTTTTGTAACAAGTGGAATCAGAATAGGCACACCTGCTGTTACCACAAGAAAAATGAAGGAACCGGAGATGGAAAAAATAGGAAATATGATTGCAGATGTTTTGGATGAGATCGATTCGGAAAAAACTATAGAAAATGTGAAAAAAGATGTTCTTGAGCTGTGTGCCAGATTTCCTCTGTACAAAGGTGATTTATATTGAGACCTGACTGGGATTCATACTTTCTTGAAATAACAAATGTTGTCAAAAAACGTTCCACCTGTCTGAGAAGACAGGTTGGGGCATTGATTGTAAAAAACAATCATATACTTGCCACCGGCTATAACGGAGTTCCGTCAAAAATTACCCACTGCTCTGAAACAGGCTGTTTAAGGGAACAACTTAATGTGCCCTCCGGAGAAAGGCATGAACTGTGCCGCGGACTGCATGCTGAGCAGAATGCCATAATTCAGGCAGCCCATCACGGAACAAGCATTAAAGACTCAACACTGTATACAAACACAAAACCCTGCTCAATATGCACCAAAATGATTGTCAATGCAGGAATAAAGCGTATTGTTTTTGAGGAATACTATAAAGACAAGCTTGCTGATAATATTTTAAGCGAAACAGATATCATCCTTTTTAACGTTAATTCTGACAAATAAGGGGACTTCGCACAATGACAAACGGATTTATCGGCGGTATTCACCCGGACTATAAAAAAACACTGACAGCAGATAAGCCGATAGAAAAGTTATCTTACGAAAAAGACGAAATTGTTTCAATACCGCTGAGCCAGCATATTGGCGCCCCGGCGCAGGAACTGGTCAAAAAGAAAGAACAGGTTCTATGCGGTCAAAAAATAGGTGCCAGTAAAGGTTTTATAAGTACAAATATACACAGCTCAGTGACAGGGGAAGTTGTTTCCATTGGAAATCTGAACAGTCCATTGACCGGAAAAGTCAAAGGAATTAACATTAAAATATCCAACCCGGAAGATTCTCCAAAACAAATAATCACCGGTAAGAAATTTCAGGATTTAATACTGGAAGCCGGAATAGTGGGAATGGGCGGAGCTACTTTTCCTACTCATGTTAAGCTTTCTCCTCCGAAAAAAATTGACACCTTAATAATTAACGGTGCCGAATGCGAGCCGTTCCTCACGTGTGATTACAGGCAGATGATTGAAAGCACCGAAGAAATCATAAAAGGCGCAAAGATTATTCAGGATGAGCTGAAAATAGAGAAACTGATTATTGCTGTGGAAGATAATAAACCTGAGGCAATAAAAGCTTTCAATAAATACGTACACGGATTTAATTTTGAAGTCAAAGCTCTCCCGACAGTTTATCCTCAGGGTGGTGAAAAACAGCTTATCCTCTCAGTCTTGGGAAGAATTGTCCCGGAAGGAAAACTTCCTTTGGAAGTGGGGGTCATAGTTCACAATGTGGCAACCTGCAAAGCCTTATACGATGCAGTTGAAAACGGTTTACCCCTGACAGAAAGAGCGGTCACCGTAACCGGAGCCGTTAAAGAACCAAAAAACCTGCTTGTTAAGATAGGAACCCCGGTATCAAAACTCATTGATGCCTGCGGAGGATATGTGGGTGAGCCGGAAAAAATTGTTATCGGCGGACCTATGATGGGGTTTTCCACAAATACCACTGACATGCCTGTCTCAAAAGCTACGAGCGGAGTTATTGTCTTCAGAAAAGAAGATCTCCCAAGCCTTAAAATGACAAACTGTATACGCTGCGGCAGGTGCGTAAACGCGTGCCCGATGGGATTGGTTCCGGCAATTATGGAGCAGTTTGCAATAAGCGAACTTTATGAAAGGCTTCTGGACTGGCACGTTTTAAATTGTATAGAATGCGGTTGCTGCAGTTATGTATGCCCTGCCCGCAGACCATTAGTGGGGTATTTTAAAACAGGGAAAAGACAGGTAATGAATATCGTTAAAAAAAGGGAAAATAAATGAGTGAAAATAAACTGCTGGTAACCTTTTCCCCGCATATCAGAGACAGCGTACAGACAGATAAAATAATGCTCAATGTAATATATGCACTCATTCCTGCCATTGCAGTATCCATCTATTATTTTGGTTTTTTTGCTCTGAAAACATACATATTAACCATTATTTTCACTCTGGCTTTTGAAGCCCTGTTTTTAAAAATAAGAGGCAGAAGGATCACCCTGGATGACAACAGCGCACTGGTAACTGCTATTCTCCT is from Flexistipes sinusarabici DSM 4947 and encodes:
- the purB gene encoding adenylosuccinate lyase — its product is MDNLKTYSNPLNERYASKEMQYIFSPHKKFTTWRKLWIALAEAEKELGLNITDEQIDEMKRNIENIDFDYAKEKEKEFRHDVMAHVHTFGKACPKAMPIIHLGATSAFVGDNTDLIVMKEAAELTLKKLINVINNLKTFALKYKNIPTLGFTHFQPAQLTTVGKRACLWIQDLMLDAGDLIFQIDELRFRGVKGTTGTQASFLKLFENDHEKVKKLDQLVSQKLGFDKVLKITGQTYTRKQDSRILKTLAGVAESAHKMATDIRLLQNMKEIEEPFEKKQIGSSAMAYKRNPMRTERICSLSRHIIALSTNPYMTHAVQWFERTLDDSAGRRISIPESFLTADAILDLLYNVTDGLVVYEKMIEKHVMEELPFMATENIIMEAVKKGASRQEMHEVIRENSMKAASKVKNEGLENNLLNMLAADKRIPLDSDEINNLLYPSDFTGRSESQVEDFINNEVEPLINKYKSFIGMDVDIKV
- the rpiB gene encoding ribose 5-phosphate isomerase B, giving the protein MNKANNIIGIASDHGGFNLKLKITDFLKENNYQVIDYGTNNGDSVDYPDYAYKVVMGILNNEVDRGIIMCGTGIGISITANRFPGIRAALCWDEYSAKMSKEHNNANILAFGGRTTDFETASKIVSAWLNTQFESGRHLRRIEKIDDLAVDFWSKYLKNKEGV
- the glyA gene encoding serine hydroxymethyltransferase yields the protein MNIYETVKKFDPEVYDSLEKEVNRQETHLELIASENFVSKAVLEAQGSVLTNKYAEGYPGKRYYGGCEFVDIAENIAIERAKKIFGAEHANVQPHSGSQANIAAYFAVLDVGDTILGMDLTHGGHLTHGSPVNFSGRFFNVVSYGVDKETEQIDYENVRKLALEHKPKMIVVGASAYPRIIDFKRFKEIADEVGAYVMVDMAHIAGLVAAGEHPNPVPHADIVTTTTHKTLRGPRGGMILSTADLAKKINSRVFPGMQGGPLMHIIAAKAVSFKEAMTDEFMQYQSQIVKNSKMLAKTLNKRGYKLVSGGTDNHLMLLDLTDKELTGKDAESALGRANITVNKNTVPFETQSPFVTSGIRIGTPAVTTRKMKEPEMEKIGNMIADVLDEIDSEKTIENVKKDVLELCARFPLYKGDLY
- a CDS encoding deoxycytidylate deaminase encodes the protein MRPDWDSYFLEITNVVKKRSTCLRRQVGALIVKNNHILATGYNGVPSKITHCSETGCLREQLNVPSGERHELCRGLHAEQNAIIQAAHHGTSIKDSTLYTNTKPCSICTKMIVNAGIKRIVFEEYYKDKLADNILSETDIILFNVNSDK
- the rsxC gene encoding electron transport complex subunit RsxC produces the protein MTNGFIGGIHPDYKKTLTADKPIEKLSYEKDEIVSIPLSQHIGAPAQELVKKKEQVLCGQKIGASKGFISTNIHSSVTGEVVSIGNLNSPLTGKVKGINIKISNPEDSPKQIITGKKFQDLILEAGIVGMGGATFPTHVKLSPPKKIDTLIINGAECEPFLTCDYRQMIESTEEIIKGAKIIQDELKIEKLIIAVEDNKPEAIKAFNKYVHGFNFEVKALPTVYPQGGEKQLILSVLGRIVPEGKLPLEVGVIVHNVATCKALYDAVENGLPLTERAVTVTGAVKEPKNLLVKIGTPVSKLIDACGGYVGEPEKIVIGGPMMGFSTNTTDMPVSKATSGVIVFRKEDLPSLKMTNCIRCGRCVNACPMGLVPAIMEQFAISELYERLLDWHVLNCIECGCCSYVCPARRPLVGYFKTGKRQVMNIVKKRENK